One genomic region from Nymphaea colorata isolate Beijing-Zhang1983 chromosome 10, ASM883128v2, whole genome shotgun sequence encodes:
- the LOC116262087 gene encoding uncharacterized protein LOC116262087 translates to MPRTIATEPPGCSPVRAITSDVLGLLKVVQSQGEKQKHQVVDTWGAPDPSRCVLAASVANHPGNPLVAVARKNGEIEILNACDGTICASRNIADSDDKEHPNSSKVESDPVVGLHLLKRRSNMFAACTEKGIASLNYIQGGDTAEVNSPTVLKLCNSGSISCFSIDGSETHSAVGGKGVEVSLWDLNACTKIWTAKSPPLNSLRIYTPPWITTLTFLEKEDHRKIVTGTCQHQVRLYDIAAQRRPVRTIDFRESPIKVVTEDPDGFTVYVGNGTGDLASFDMRTGKMIGSFVGKCCGSIKSIARHPELPVLASCGLDRYLRLWDVKTRQLLEAVFLKQVLTNVVFDASSVRQGVSSPKPNEELATNQTEEVKDTNGSKRSSATLNSLEHDEKGSKKAKLKKKKRVENAT, encoded by the exons ATGCCACGCACCATAGCCACGGAGCCACCAGGCTGCTCCCCAGTCCGGGCCATCACTTCCGACGTTTTGGGTCTCCTGAAAG TTGTACAGTCTCAGGGAGAGAAACAGAAACACCAGGTTGTCGATACGTGGGGTGCCCCTGATCCTTCCCGGTGCGTGCTCGCTGCGTCTGTTGCCAACCACCCAGGGAATCCG TTGGTCGCTGTGGCAAGGAAAAATGGTGAG ATTGAGATACTCAATGCCTGTGACGGGACAATTTGTGCTTCAAGAAATATTGCGGATTCTGATGACAAGGAGCATCCCAATAGCTCGAAAGTGGAAAGTGACCCTGTAGTGGGGTTACATTTGCTAAAAAGGAG ATCAAATATGTTTGCTGCATGCACGGAGAAAGGAATTGCAAGTTTAAATTACATTCAGGGTGGTGATACTGCAGAGGTCAATAGTCCAACAGTGTTGAAGTTATGTAACTCTGGAAGCATTAGCTGTTTTTCAATCGATGGAAGTGAGACTCATTCGGCTGTTGGAGG GAAGGGCGTTGAAGTTAGCCTTTGGGATCTCAATGCATGTACCAAGATATGGACAGCCAAATCT CCCCCACTTAATAGTCTGAGAATATATACGCCTCCATGGATTACCACTCTTacatttcttgagaaagaagACCATAGGAAGATTGTGACTGGGACCTGTCAGCATCAG GTTCGCCTTTATGACATTGCTGCCCAAAGAAGGCCTGTTCGTACAATTGATTTTAGGGAATCTCCAATCAAAGTTGTTACTGAAGACCCAGATGGATTTACTGTCTATGTTGGAAATGGAACTGGTGATCTTGCTTCCTTTGACATGCGGACAG GGAAAATGATTGGTTCCTTTGTTGGTAAGTGTTGTGGAAGCATAAAGTCTATTGCAAGACATCCAGAGTTGCCAGTCCTTGCTTCTTGTG GATTGGATCGGTATTTGCGTTTATGGGATGTAAAAACACGTCAACTTTTGGAAGCA GTATTTCTCAAGCAAGTACTCACAAATGTGGTGTTTGATGCCTCTTCTGTTCGGCAAG GTGTTTCATCTCCCAAGCCAAATGAAGAATTGGCCACAAATCAGACTGAGGAGGTAAAGGATACAAACGGCTCCAAAAGAAGTTCAGCTACGCTAAATAGTTTGGAGCATGATGAGAAGGGTTCCAAGAAAGCCaagttaaagaagaagaaaagggtgGAGAATGCAACATGA